The proteins below are encoded in one region of Sulfolobus sp. A20:
- the speB gene encoding agmatinase, producing the protein MRQIDALKSPRFTQISTFARLPICKEDEEIKAGFIGIPFDDATTYRPGARFGPMGIRQGSRLLRPYNQFLDTYPFDNLNACDMGDINIIPGYIEDTMRIIENSIYDMLNKRNFVPFIAGGDHSITLPILRALYKKYGSLNVIHFDSHYDFWDSYWGKKYTHGTWLRRSLEEGLINKAIQAGIRASTFSKEDLDDKRKLGIRSYTIRDLKYNTRAVIDEINSLEGPTYFSIDIDVVDPAFAPGTGTPEVGGLSSFEIIEIIRQLRFNKLVGFDVVEVSPPYDLSELTTMLAANIIYEGMSILSLTL; encoded by the coding sequence ATGAGGCAGATAGATGCTTTAAAATCCCCTCGGTTTACTCAAATCTCCACTTTTGCAAGATTACCAATATGTAAAGAAGATGAGGAAATTAAAGCTGGATTTATAGGTATTCCATTTGATGATGCTACAACTTATAGACCCGGAGCCAGATTTGGTCCAATGGGTATTAGACAAGGTTCGAGACTACTAAGACCATATAATCAGTTTCTAGACACATATCCTTTTGATAACTTAAATGCTTGTGACATGGGCGATATAAATATAATTCCAGGCTATATTGAGGATACTATGAGAATAATAGAGAATAGTATATATGATATGTTGAATAAAAGAAATTTCGTGCCATTCATAGCTGGTGGTGATCACTCAATAACTTTACCAATTTTGAGAGCATTATACAAAAAATATGGTAGCCTTAACGTAATTCATTTCGATTCTCATTATGATTTCTGGGACTCTTACTGGGGTAAGAAGTATACTCATGGCACATGGCTTAGAAGATCATTAGAAGAGGGTCTAATTAATAAAGCGATACAAGCAGGCATAAGAGCTTCAACCTTTTCTAAAGAAGATTTGGATGATAAGAGAAAGCTAGGAATAAGGAGTTATACTATAAGGGACTTAAAATATAATACAAGAGCTGTTATTGACGAAATAAACTCACTAGAAGGTCCTACATACTTTTCGATAGATATAGACGTTGTTGATCCTGCCTTTGCACCAGGTACTGGTACTCCAGAAGTTGGTGGATTGAGTAGTTTCGAGATAATCGAGATCATTAGACAGTTAAGGTTTAATAAGCTAGTTGGATTTGATGTTGTTGAGGTTTCCCCACCCTATGATCTAAGTGAATTAACTACTATGTTGGCTGCAAACATTATATATGAAGGAATGAGCATCCTTTCCTTAACTCTTTAA
- a CDS encoding uracil-DNA glycosylase translates to MWNDFINRLINCNKCQRLVEYRNSFPEGYWRKPVPPNGDINAEIVIVGLAPAAHGGNRTGRMFTGDESSDNLTKALYYSRLSNQPFSKDKGDGLTLYNVYITSSVKCAPPNNKPNSSEVNNCLDYLKEEMEMLKNAKVFIALGRLAWDSLLKVFKELGYKVPNSIEFSHGKLIKIEKKDSSIIWLIGSYHPSPRNVKTGRLTIDMLVEIFNMAKKLTNNSS, encoded by the coding sequence ATGTGGAACGATTTCATAAATAGGTTGATAAACTGTAATAAATGTCAAAGACTAGTTGAGTATAGGAATTCATTCCCAGAGGGCTATTGGAGAAAACCTGTTCCTCCGAATGGGGATATTAACGCCGAGATAGTGATAGTGGGTTTAGCTCCTGCAGCTCATGGAGGGAATAGAACTGGGAGAATGTTTACCGGGGATGAAAGTTCAGACAACTTAACTAAAGCATTATATTATTCTAGGTTGTCAAATCAGCCTTTCTCAAAGGATAAAGGTGATGGTTTAACACTTTATAACGTTTATATTACCTCCTCAGTTAAATGTGCCCCTCCTAACAATAAACCAAACTCTTCTGAGGTTAACAATTGTCTAGACTACTTGAAAGAAGAGATGGAAATGTTGAAAAACGCTAAAGTGTTCATAGCATTAGGAAGATTAGCCTGGGATTCTCTATTAAAGGTATTTAAGGAATTAGGATATAAGGTTCCTAATTCTATAGAATTTTCTCATGGAAAATTAATAAAAATTGAGAAAAAGGACTCATCCATTATATGGTTAATTGGATCTTATCACCCGAGTCCCAGAAACGTAAAGACTGGAAGATTAACAATAGATATGCTTGTAGAAATTTTCAATATGGCTAAGAAACTTACAAACAATTCGTCTTAA
- a CDS encoding metallophosphoesterase yields MARDIRIVFSSDFHGNEIVFRKALNVTKAIKADYLILGGDFAGKGVIIILKRGEEYYIGNESVTKEDIESYQKNGYYIYISESKEEVNDIESSNEKIMRLFYDLAKSQLERWISLVNEKLKDTKVIWSVGNDDPFIIDDVFKSYKIEFEGLTEIDSSSSPLMVISYGFTNQTPYKSFRVVPEYTIYNKGIELLNKVIINTKNIILNFHVPPYNTKLDNAYINGRWVHVGSTSLRELIERYNPLLGLHGHIHESSGIDSINGTVLINPGSLYFENILKYAVITIRKNVESFSVKYKIVNKGIYQG; encoded by the coding sequence ATGGCAAGAGATATAAGAATTGTTTTTTCTTCTGATTTTCACGGTAATGAGATCGTATTTAGGAAAGCTTTAAATGTAACTAAGGCTATTAAGGCAGATTACCTTATATTAGGAGGAGACTTTGCTGGAAAGGGAGTGATAATAATTTTAAAGAGAGGAGAGGAGTATTACATTGGTAATGAATCTGTAACCAAAGAGGATATAGAAAGTTATCAGAAGAATGGTTATTACATTTACATTTCAGAATCTAAAGAAGAGGTTAATGATATTGAATCGAGCAATGAGAAGATAATGAGGCTTTTTTATGATCTAGCAAAAAGCCAGTTGGAACGTTGGATATCCTTGGTTAATGAAAAACTCAAGGATACAAAGGTTATATGGAGCGTAGGGAATGATGATCCTTTCATAATAGATGATGTATTTAAGTCTTATAAAATAGAATTTGAAGGATTAACTGAAATTGACAGTTCCTCATCTCCCCTTATGGTAATAAGTTATGGCTTTACTAATCAAACTCCTTACAAGTCATTTAGGGTGGTGCCAGAGTATACAATATATAATAAAGGAATTGAATTACTCAACAAGGTAATTATTAACACAAAAAATATTATTTTGAACTTTCATGTCCCTCCTTATAATACTAAACTAGATAACGCTTATATTAATGGGAGATGGGTTCATGTGGGGTCTACCTCATTAAGGGAACTAATAGAGAGATATAATCCTTTATTAGGGTTACATGGACATATTCATGAATCTTCAGGTATTGATAGTATAAACGGAACAGTACTAATAAATCCTGGTAGTCTCTATTTCGAGAATATACTTAAATATGCGGTAATAACGATTAGAAAAAATGTGGAGAGTTTTTCGGTCAAATATAAAATTGTAAATAAAGGTATCTACCAAGGTTAA
- a CDS encoding aspartate aminotransferase family protein, with amino-acid sequence MMENLDNSILNAPLIKVSPPGPKSLQILKQQEEYETSAINYPKYFKIAVDRAQGSTIVDVDGNVYIDMVTGISVINLGHNNPYVKSAVEEQLNKVWHTLEVPTEIRTNFSKKLLSTLDFKAKLLFTTTGADAVEAGVKIARWITGKKTIISFEGSYHGITAGTLGFTGANKYREFQEFFDNRVVKFPYPYPYRCPFKDCLNDVLSLIEYALSNPGYLGNDVAGILVEPIQGEGGYVIPPKGFLKGLREIADKYGILLIVDEVQTGMGRTGKMWAYQWEGIKPDIVCISKAVGEGIPLSMVAFRHDLDKLPTGFHLGTYRGNPLGLAAGLASLEFIEKYDILSRVQRLGNKILKELSTRISNQHVGDIRGLGFMIGIELVSDGKSPWSEGTKKVIDESLKRGLLVYKAGRWDNVIRLMPPLTIPESLLDESLKILQETLNDL; translated from the coding sequence ATTATGGAAAATCTAGATAATAGCATACTTAACGCTCCTTTAATAAAGGTTTCACCACCTGGTCCAAAGTCTTTGCAAATACTTAAACAGCAAGAAGAGTATGAGACTTCAGCAATAAACTATCCTAAATATTTTAAGATAGCTGTAGATAGGGCACAAGGTTCAACAATAGTAGACGTAGATGGAAACGTGTACATTGATATGGTAACCGGAATATCTGTAATAAATTTAGGTCATAACAACCCTTACGTAAAGAGTGCTGTTGAAGAACAATTAAACAAAGTTTGGCACACTCTTGAGGTTCCAACAGAAATAAGGACAAATTTCAGTAAGAAGTTATTATCAACACTTGATTTTAAAGCTAAGTTGCTCTTTACCACGACAGGTGCTGATGCCGTCGAGGCTGGCGTAAAGATAGCTAGGTGGATTACAGGCAAGAAGACAATCATTTCCTTTGAGGGTTCCTATCATGGAATTACAGCTGGTACGCTGGGTTTTACGGGGGCAAATAAGTATAGAGAATTCCAAGAGTTTTTTGATAATAGAGTTGTGAAGTTTCCTTATCCTTATCCCTATAGGTGTCCATTTAAAGATTGCCTAAATGACGTATTAAGCTTAATAGAATATGCATTATCGAATCCAGGCTATCTGGGAAACGACGTAGCAGGTATACTTGTAGAACCAATACAAGGGGAAGGAGGTTACGTAATACCCCCGAAGGGTTTCTTAAAAGGACTAAGGGAGATAGCTGATAAATATGGAATATTACTAATTGTTGATGAAGTTCAGACTGGTATGGGAAGAACTGGAAAAATGTGGGCTTATCAATGGGAAGGAATAAAACCCGATATTGTATGTATTTCGAAAGCAGTAGGGGAGGGAATTCCACTATCGATGGTAGCATTTAGACACGACTTAGATAAATTGCCTACTGGTTTTCATTTAGGGACTTACAGAGGAAATCCTTTAGGATTAGCTGCGGGATTAGCTTCATTAGAATTTATAGAAAAATATGATATACTATCAAGGGTTCAAAGATTAGGCAATAAGATCTTAAAAGAGTTATCCACGAGAATAAGTAATCAACACGTAGGGGATATAAGGGGATTAGGATTCATGATAGGGATAGAGCTAGTAAGTGATGGAAAATCTCCTTGGAGCGAAGGGACAAAGAAAGTGATAGATGAATCACTGAAAAGAGGATTATTAGTATACAAGGCTGGAAGATGGGATAATGTAATAAGATTAATGCCACCCTTAACTATTCCTGAGAGTTTACTTGATGAATCGTTGAAAATTTTACAAGAAACCTTAAATGATTTATAA
- a CDS encoding amino acid permease: MPETKRGAFLRESSGLVREFGLIDALWFNIALLGLLFSTYYVASTGPLVGGSPLLGLILPLIGFLFVGLTFSYIGSKIPRVAADYVYVSRNLHPALGFVGNAGYFLATVPLFMGITGITLQTFGLIPLLTILGYYTHNYALISLGSAIDSNTYLIMAIGAVEIIVMSLISIFGNKVYRALQWVAIPLALIAAIGMIIVEAVIPHTLAISRLNNFALVYANVSNLYNNVTSSSVAVPAYYSLNNILSLNPVYVVGFSYIINTVYIAGEVRNPKRSMPFSILSTLLITGFIFTAALALEYYQLGYGFTTKMMYLSIVQSSLPIPTPYLDLIEGISSGNVVLGVLFALASIVQLLMYLAAASFVGSRLLLSYAMDRIMPDFVGEVSEKRHVPIKAIILSMIAGLIGLIVFSLPVTSAGAFLLSSVAVAILIIFPMTVVSIAVLKTEKGNKVMRIIASLAIVYLIYTFYQYLTVPAIGADTLVGYAILAGSIIVLFAIFYVAKLVRARQGIDFDLIFKEIPPE, encoded by the coding sequence ATGCCGGAAACTAAAAGAGGTGCGTTCCTAAGAGAATCTTCTGGGTTAGTCAGAGAATTCGGTTTGATAGATGCACTCTGGTTTAATATAGCACTGTTAGGACTACTGTTCTCTACATACTATGTAGCGTCTACTGGACCACTAGTAGGAGGAAGTCCACTATTAGGTTTGATATTACCTCTTATAGGGTTTTTGTTCGTAGGTTTAACGTTCTCCTACATAGGATCTAAAATACCAAGGGTAGCTGCAGATTACGTTTACGTTAGCAGAAACTTACATCCTGCCTTAGGCTTTGTCGGTAATGCTGGATATTTCTTGGCTACAGTACCATTGTTTATGGGAATAACCGGAATAACACTCCAAACCTTTGGCTTAATTCCTTTATTAACTATTTTAGGCTACTATACTCACAACTACGCATTAATCTCCTTGGGTTCTGCTATTGATTCCAACACTTACTTAATAATGGCTATAGGAGCTGTTGAAATAATAGTAATGTCACTAATTTCGATTTTTGGAAATAAGGTTTATAGAGCATTACAGTGGGTTGCCATACCTTTAGCTCTTATAGCTGCTATCGGTATGATAATAGTTGAAGCAGTTATACCTCATACATTGGCTATATCCAGGTTAAATAACTTCGCATTAGTCTATGCTAATGTTTCTAACCTATATAATAATGTTACATCGTCTAGCGTTGCGGTACCAGCTTATTATAGCTTAAACAACATCTTGTCATTAAACCCAGTTTACGTAGTGGGATTTTCTTATATAATAAACACGGTTTATATTGCAGGAGAAGTTAGAAATCCAAAAAGAAGCATGCCATTCAGTATTTTAAGCACGTTATTAATAACCGGGTTCATCTTTACAGCTGCCCTAGCCTTGGAGTATTACCAGTTAGGATACGGATTTACAACAAAGATGATGTATTTAAGTATAGTTCAGTCAAGTCTTCCAATACCTACTCCTTATTTAGATTTGATTGAGGGAATTTCAAGCGGTAATGTAGTTTTGGGAGTATTATTCGCGTTAGCGAGTATTGTGCAACTCCTAATGTATCTAGCTGCAGCTTCATTCGTAGGAAGCAGGTTGCTATTATCTTATGCGATGGACAGAATAATGCCAGACTTTGTCGGAGAGGTCAGTGAGAAGAGACATGTTCCAATTAAGGCAATCATTCTTTCGATGATAGCTGGACTAATTGGTCTAATAGTATTTAGCTTACCGGTTACTTCAGCTGGAGCGTTCTTACTTTCAAGCGTAGCAGTAGCTATACTGATAATTTTCCCTATGACTGTAGTATCTATAGCAGTATTAAAGACGGAAAAAGGAAATAAGGTCATGAGAATAATAGCTAGCCTAGCTATAGTGTACCTAATCTACACATTTTATCAATACTTAACAGTTCCAGCTATAGGTGCAGACACCCTAGTAGGATATGCAATATTGGCTGGATCAATAATAGTACTATTTGCCATTTTTTACGTCGCTAAGCTTGTTAGGGCTAGACAAGGAATAGATTTCGATTTAATATTTAAAGAAATACCACCGGAGTAG
- a CDS encoding APC family permease, whose protein sequence is MSKSSSDKNQSLFIRQSSGLIREVSPWSSFFAVFGLVTGGIPILILTWLYLSPGANWTLSYLITLIPTLGMAFLFYIAAVSTPRAGGDYVFNTRSSHPIVGFVNYWGLWIAFALSLGLYSYLGAQWFAYLFTGIGLYYDNASLVNIGTFFTSTLGSVIVGIVILGVSSIVSSTGKYGWRFILLAGLISIIATLITFVELGLINPVKFYSSLSSFTGVSDAYKDVVSSATSNGLSFVSPLQGALLAIPVVWYYYVWYNLPASWSGEMRKVKVNALLSIILGILFVGIYYILYTFLNFHAFGENFLTSWSYILANNVNSSVVYDKLGSIGVFSPFFALLVNHNIVIYILMWIALWLPNFYSLSPLTIALTRYLFAWSFDRILPESLADVNERFHIPLKATIISIGVGILGLLLYAFVPAISIVDVTVVFEISYAIFAFTSALMPFIKKDLFNRIVPVKMRIGRIPIVSLIGFPVFGFLLYALTMTWGNPVLLPINVPTLVSLGVIYVSGIIIFLTSYFINSRRGIQMKLLFSEIPPE, encoded by the coding sequence ATGTCAAAAAGCAGTTCTGATAAAAATCAATCATTGTTTATTAGGCAATCCTCCGGGTTAATAAGAGAAGTAAGTCCTTGGTCATCATTTTTTGCAGTATTTGGGTTAGTAACGGGAGGTATACCTATTCTTATATTGACTTGGCTTTATTTGTCCCCAGGTGCAAATTGGACTTTATCGTACTTGATAACACTAATTCCTACATTAGGCATGGCATTTTTGTTCTATATTGCCGCAGTCTCAACTCCTAGAGCGGGTGGAGATTACGTTTTTAATACCAGGTCTTCACATCCTATTGTAGGTTTTGTAAACTATTGGGGATTATGGATAGCCTTCGCATTATCTTTAGGATTGTACAGTTATCTAGGGGCACAATGGTTTGCTTATCTCTTTACCGGGATTGGATTGTACTACGATAATGCTTCCTTAGTTAATATAGGTACGTTTTTTACGTCAACTTTGGGTAGTGTGATTGTAGGGATAGTAATTTTAGGCGTCAGTTCAATTGTATCCTCTACTGGAAAGTATGGTTGGAGGTTCATATTATTAGCGGGGTTAATCTCAATTATAGCTACTTTAATAACATTTGTTGAACTAGGTTTAATCAATCCCGTGAAGTTTTATTCATCTTTGTCATCTTTTACCGGAGTTTCTGACGCTTACAAAGATGTTGTAAGCTCAGCTACTTCTAACGGTCTTTCATTCGTATCTCCATTACAAGGGGCGCTACTCGCAATTCCAGTAGTATGGTATTATTACGTGTGGTATAACTTGCCAGCCTCTTGGAGTGGTGAAATGAGAAAGGTGAAAGTTAATGCTTTATTATCAATAATTCTAGGGATACTTTTTGTAGGAATATATTATATATTGTATACTTTTCTTAATTTTCATGCCTTTGGCGAGAATTTCTTAACCTCATGGTCTTATATTCTAGCAAATAATGTAAATAGTTCAGTAGTCTATGATAAGTTAGGGTCAATAGGCGTATTCTCACCTTTCTTTGCTCTATTAGTTAATCACAATATAGTTATCTACATTCTAATGTGGATTGCATTATGGCTACCCAACTTCTATAGTCTGTCACCATTAACGATAGCGTTAACTAGATATCTTTTCGCTTGGTCTTTTGATAGGATATTACCAGAGAGCTTAGCAGACGTGAATGAAAGGTTCCACATTCCATTAAAGGCTACGATAATTTCTATAGGAGTCGGTATATTAGGTCTATTACTTTACGCTTTCGTCCCTGCTATTTCTATCGTAGATGTTACAGTAGTCTTTGAAATTAGTTATGCTATTTTTGCTTTTACCTCAGCCTTAATGCCATTTATAAAGAAAGATCTATTTAATCGTATCGTCCCCGTTAAGATGAGAATTGGAAGAATCCCAATAGTATCGCTCATAGGTTTTCCAGTGTTTGGGTTCCTGCTATATGCATTGACTATGACATGGGGAAACCCCGTTTTGTTACCTATAAATGTGCCAACACTAGTTTCATTAGGGGTGATTTATGTAAGTGGAATAATAATTTTCCTTACATCTTACTTCATTAATTCGAGGCGAGGAATACAAATGAAATTATTATTTAGTGAAATACCACCAGAGTGA
- the folK gene encoding 2-amino-4-hydroxy-6-hydroxymethyldihydropteridine diphosphokinase, which yields MIYKVSIEDLRVKTVIGINPNERIEKQEVSINVDIWSDLSKSVITDSINDTIDYKVIKKEIISYVENSSFNLLETLTYKIGKVVLQDHRIRKVRVRVSKPGALSYAKNVSVEVKMRRKDNLAKTYIALGSNISPEENIKKALKLLKERLGALKISTVYLTKPLPPFISQPNFYNCVVETNASLDPYNIKFNILRGIEKELGRVRDPNDKFAPRTIDLDLILYGNLIVNSKDLVIPDPEIEKRPFLALPLYELNEDLVIPGINKSIKEIVKKFSENIDMTPLYDYTEKLRREILEDF from the coding sequence ATGATCTATAAAGTATCGATAGAAGATTTGAGAGTTAAAACTGTAATAGGTATTAATCCTAATGAGAGAATAGAGAAACAAGAAGTATCAATTAATGTAGATATATGGTCCGATTTATCAAAAAGTGTAATAACAGATTCGATAAATGATACGATAGATTATAAAGTTATTAAGAAGGAAATAATATCTTACGTTGAGAATTCGTCCTTCAATTTGCTAGAGACATTAACTTATAAGATAGGTAAAGTAGTGCTACAAGATCACAGAATTAGGAAAGTCAGAGTAAGAGTTAGTAAACCAGGAGCACTAAGCTACGCCAAAAACGTTTCAGTTGAAGTAAAAATGAGAAGGAAAGATAATTTAGCTAAAACCTACATAGCCTTAGGGTCTAACATATCGCCAGAGGAAAATATCAAAAAGGCTCTTAAGTTATTGAAAGAGAGGTTAGGAGCATTAAAAATATCAACTGTATATTTGACTAAGCCACTTCCTCCCTTCATTAGCCAGCCTAACTTTTACAACTGTGTTGTAGAAACTAATGCTTCACTAGACCCATATAACATTAAATTCAATATCTTAAGAGGTATTGAGAAGGAGCTAGGAAGGGTAAGAGATCCTAATGATAAATTCGCCCCTAGAACGATAGATTTAGACTTAATACTATATGGTAATCTTATCGTAAATAGTAAGGATTTAGTAATACCAGACCCCGAAATCGAGAAAAGACCCTTCTTAGCTTTGCCATTATACGAACTAAATGAGGATTTAGTAATACCCGGAATTAACAAGTCTATTAAGGAAATAGTGAAAAAATTCAGTGAAAACATTGATATGACACCATTATATGATTATACTGAGAAGTTAAGAAGAGAAATATTAGAAGATTTTTAA
- the tldD gene encoding zinc metalloprotease TldD encodes MYEMLSKAEKLGASFVDLRHYKVNSISILVTENRQYIPTNGMDEGYSLRVIYDGNFGYYSFVMPRGDEAERAIKSAYGNGKTNIVYLPPKHDEVNIKQEKVVNKSVEEIVKDLEKIKNELIKDKRIKSITIRYSQDDVYKEYYSTEDREITLQYSLSSISISAVAKEGDITASSYVFNRTFRGYALEIFDLNEMISILKRRLEGQIKGGLPKSGEYDVILAPEVVGVFTHEALGHLAEADLAVNGILNPLRGKKIAPDFVSVVDSPLVNGYDNAIGLTPYDDEGVEGRDVKIIDKGIVSEFLLDRFYSAYFGERPTGNARAESFRSPMIIRMRNTYMMPGDWSLDEMMKSIKDGYFLVSTLGGQTSPDGTFQFGIQEGYKIENGEITGSLRNVGISGYTIETLSKISAISKEFNFSSGYCGKHGQSVPVGDGGPYVKVRIKVGGIA; translated from the coding sequence ATGTATGAAATGTTGAGTAAAGCTGAAAAGTTAGGTGCTTCGTTTGTCGACTTACGTCACTATAAAGTCAACTCTATTTCGATACTGGTTACCGAAAATAGGCAATATATTCCTACTAACGGTATGGATGAAGGTTATTCGTTGAGGGTGATTTATGACGGAAACTTTGGTTATTACAGTTTTGTGATGCCGAGGGGAGATGAAGCTGAAAGGGCTATTAAAAGCGCTTATGGAAACGGAAAGACAAACATAGTTTACTTACCTCCTAAACATGACGAGGTAAATATAAAACAAGAGAAAGTAGTGAACAAGAGTGTAGAGGAGATAGTCAAAGATCTTGAAAAAATTAAGAATGAGCTAATTAAAGATAAAAGGATTAAAAGTATTACGATAAGGTACAGTCAAGATGACGTTTATAAGGAGTATTATAGTACGGAGGATAGGGAAATAACCTTACAATATTCATTAAGTAGCATATCAATTTCAGCAGTGGCTAAGGAAGGAGATATTACAGCATCATCTTATGTATTCAATAGAACTTTTCGTGGATATGCATTGGAGATATTTGATTTAAATGAAATGATCTCAATTCTCAAGAGAAGATTGGAAGGTCAAATTAAAGGTGGTCTCCCGAAGAGCGGAGAATATGATGTTATCTTAGCCCCAGAAGTTGTTGGAGTGTTCACTCACGAAGCCCTAGGTCATCTAGCTGAGGCTGACCTAGCAGTAAATGGCATATTAAATCCCTTAAGGGGTAAGAAAATCGCACCAGATTTCGTCTCTGTAGTAGACTCTCCTTTAGTAAATGGTTATGACAATGCAATAGGGCTAACTCCTTACGATGATGAAGGAGTAGAGGGTAGGGATGTGAAAATTATAGATAAGGGAATAGTTTCAGAGTTCCTCCTAGATAGGTTTTACTCAGCCTACTTTGGAGAGAGACCTACTGGTAATGCAAGAGCAGAGAGCTTCAGAAGCCCAATGATAATAAGGATGAGAAATACTTATATGATGCCAGGGGATTGGAGTTTAGACGAGATGATGAAGAGTATTAAGGACGGTTATTTTTTAGTCTCCACTTTAGGAGGGCAGACCAGCCCAGACGGTACTTTTCAGTTTGGAATTCAAGAGGGATATAAGATAGAAAACGGAGAGATTACCGGGTCTTTAAGAAACGTTGGAATTTCTGGTTATACAATAGAAACTCTGAGTAAAATATCGGCAATATCAAAAGAATTTAATTTCAGCTCAGGCTATTGTGGAAAGCATGGACAAAGTGTTCCAGTAGGTGACGGTGGTCCATATGTTAAAGTCAGAATAAAGGTGGGAGGGATTGCTTGA
- a CDS encoding SDR family oxidoreductase: MEIRNKTALITGGARRIGREIALGLAKEGVNILLHYNTSEEDAIKTREEIKSHGVDCWLIKGDLSQEYSTLIEKGFNIVSEIDFLINNASIFPLRTFEEITINDLNNTVLLNSWAPLFLIKKFVSHTKEGKIINVLDSIVSGYNFERYAYYLSKKLLEIITLSLALKLAPNFTVNAIAPGIILPPEGKDYSYLESLKDAVPLKKYGSVSEIVSAVIFLLKSDFITGQIIYVDGGEHLKPRVIL; the protein is encoded by the coding sequence ATGGAGATCCGAAATAAAACTGCTTTAATAACTGGTGGTGCTAGAAGGATTGGAAGGGAAATAGCACTAGGCTTGGCAAAAGAGGGAGTTAACATATTACTACATTATAATACCTCAGAAGAAGATGCGATTAAGACTCGAGAGGAAATTAAAAGTCATGGTGTGGATTGCTGGCTAATAAAAGGTGATTTGTCTCAAGAATATTCGACTCTAATTGAAAAAGGATTTAATATCGTTAGTGAGATAGATTTTCTAATTAACAATGCCTCAATATTTCCACTCAGGACATTCGAGGAGATAACTATCAATGATCTAAATAATACAGTTTTGTTGAATAGTTGGGCTCCGCTTTTTCTTATAAAAAAATTTGTTTCTCATACTAAGGAGGGGAAAATAATAAATGTTTTAGATTCAATAGTATCTGGTTATAATTTTGAGAGATACGCTTACTATTTAAGTAAAAAGTTATTAGAGATTATTACCCTATCCCTCGCTTTAAAATTAGCACCCAACTTTACAGTTAATGCTATCGCACCGGGGATTATCCTTCCACCCGAGGGAAAAGATTATTCTTACTTAGAATCCCTAAAAGATGCAGTTCCATTGAAGAAGTATGGATCTGTTAGTGAAATTGTAAGTGCAGTAATCTTTCTCCTCAAGAGTGACTTCATTACAGGACAGATAATTTATGTTGATGGAGGAGAACATTTAAAACCTAGAGTGATATTATGA